A region from the Triticum aestivum cultivar Chinese Spring chromosome 3D, IWGSC CS RefSeq v2.1, whole genome shotgun sequence genome encodes:
- the LOC123079811 gene encoding geraniol 8-hydroxylase-like isoform X2 → MELFLYATYALLLVFSLYVLRHFAGARRNLPPGPPSWPLIGNLLDLGAQPHRSLARLAERHGPLMTLRLGALTTVIASTADTARDVLQRHDAAFSARSVSDAARACAYDSLSMGWLPPSSPHWRALRKLCSGELFAPHRLDAHQSIRREKVQQLVSHVARLSREGAAVDVSRVVFTTALNLLSCTIFSADIADLDDREGTGQFRAVIASFTEVVGLPNLSDFFPAVAPLDPQRLRKRLAAVFMRLHAIFDEQIERRMRQRTAGEPPKDDFLDVLLDYRGLEDGRGLDREMLRALLADLFIAGSDTSATTFEWAMAELLQNPSAMAKTREELAQVIGSKSEIEESDICRLEYLQAVVKEVFRLHPPAPFLIPRQAEATTQDLFIAGSDTSATTFEWAMAELLQNPSAMAKAREQLAQVIGSKSEIEESNIGQLEYIQAIVKEVFRLHLPAPFLIPRQAEATTELRGYIVPKDARVMVNVWAIGRDSKLYRFEPERFLPERFLRKDMDYRG, encoded by the exons CATCGGAAACCTCCTCGACCTCGGCGCCCAGCCGCACCGCTCCCTCGCGCGCCTCGCGGAGCGCCACGGCCCGCTCATGACGCTCCGCCTCGGCGCCCTCACCACCGTGATCGCCTCCACCGCGGACACCGCCCGCGACGTCCTCCAGCGCCACGACGCCGCCTTCTCCGCGCGCTCCGTGTCCGACGCCGCCCGCGCGTGCGCCTACGACAGCCTCTCCATGGGCTGGCTCCCGCCCAGCAGCCCCCACTGGCGCGCCCTCCGCAAGCTCTGCTCGGGGGAGCTCTTCGCGCCGCACCGCCTCGACGCGCACCAGTCCATCCGCCGCGAGAAGGTGCAGCAGCTCGTGTCCCACGTCGCCCGGCTGTCGCGGGAGGGCGCGGCCGTGGACGTCAGCCGCGTCGTTTTCACCACCGCGCTGAACCTGCTCTCCTGCACCATATTCTCAGCCGACATCGCCGACCTCGACGACAGAGAAGGAACGGGGCAGTTCAGGGCCGTGATCGCGAGCTTCACGGAGGTCGTCGGCCTGCCCAACCTGTCGGACTTCTTCCCTGCTGTCGCGCCGCTCGACCCACAGCGGCTGAGGAAGCGCCTCGCCGCGGTGTTCATGCGGCTGCATGCCATATTCGATGAGCAGATCGAGAGGCGCATGCGGCAGCGCACCGCCGGCGAGCCGCCCAAGGATGATTTCCTGGACGTGTTGCTGGACTACCGCGGCCTGGAGGATGGCCGGGGACTCGATCGGGAGATGCTGCGCGCACTACTTGCG GATTTGTTTATAGCTGGAAGTGATACAAGTGCAACAACCTTTGAGTGGGCAATGGCTGAGCTGCTACAAAACCCATCAGCCATGGCAAAAACTCGTGAAGAACTTGCACAAGTGATTGGCTCCAAATCAGAAATCGAGGAATCAGACATTTGCCGACTCGAGTACCTCCAGGCTGTGGTGAAAGAAGTGTTCCGCCTTCACCCTCCCGCTCCATTCTTGATACCCCGCCAAGCCGAAGCGACCACACAG GATTTGTTTATAGCTGGAAGCGATACAAGTGCAACAACCTTCGAGTGGGCAATGGCTGAGTTGCTACAAAACCCATCAGCCATGGCGAAAGCTCGTGAACAACTAGCGCAGGTGATTGGCTCCAAATCAGAAATCGAGGAATCGAACATTGGCCAGCTCGAGTACATCCAGGCCATTGTGAAAGAGGTGTTCCGCTTGCACCTTCCCGCTCCATTCCTTATACCCCGCCAAGCCGAAGCGACCACGGAGCTAAGAGGTTACATAGTGCCCAAGGACGCGCGCGTGATGGTGAACGTCTGGGCGATTGGCCGAGACAGCAAGTTGTATCGGTTTGAACCAGAGAGGTTCTTGCCGGAGAGGTTCTTGAGGAAAGACATGGATTACCGAGGCTGA
- the LOC123079811 gene encoding geraniol 8-hydroxylase-like isoform X1: MELFLYATYALLLVFSLYVLRHFAGARRNLPPGPPSWPLIGNLLDLGAQPHRSLARLAERHGPLMTLRLGALTTVIASTADTARDVLQRHDAAFSARSVSDAARACAYDSLSMGWLPPSSPHWRALRKLCSGELFAPHRLDAHQSIRREKVQQLVSHVARLSREGAAVDVSRVVFTTALNLLSCTIFSADIADLDDREGTGQFRAVIASFTEVVGLPNLSDFFPAVAPLDPQRLRKRLAAVFMRLHAIFDEQIERRMRQRTAGEPPKDDFLDVLLDYRGLEDGRGLDREMLRALLADLFIAGSDTSATTFEWAMAELLQNPSAMAKTREELAQVIGSKSEIEESDICRLEYLQAVVKEVFRLHPPAPFLIPRQAEATTQVKGYTVPKDARVMVNVWAIGRDNELWSEPERFLPERFLGKDMDYRGRDFELLPFGSGRRICPGMPLAVRMVHLMLATLLYRFEWRLTREAEENGVDMREKFGIVLALATPLQAIGFVYSWKRYKCNNLRVGNG, from the exons CATCGGAAACCTCCTCGACCTCGGCGCCCAGCCGCACCGCTCCCTCGCGCGCCTCGCGGAGCGCCACGGCCCGCTCATGACGCTCCGCCTCGGCGCCCTCACCACCGTGATCGCCTCCACCGCGGACACCGCCCGCGACGTCCTCCAGCGCCACGACGCCGCCTTCTCCGCGCGCTCCGTGTCCGACGCCGCCCGCGCGTGCGCCTACGACAGCCTCTCCATGGGCTGGCTCCCGCCCAGCAGCCCCCACTGGCGCGCCCTCCGCAAGCTCTGCTCGGGGGAGCTCTTCGCGCCGCACCGCCTCGACGCGCACCAGTCCATCCGCCGCGAGAAGGTGCAGCAGCTCGTGTCCCACGTCGCCCGGCTGTCGCGGGAGGGCGCGGCCGTGGACGTCAGCCGCGTCGTTTTCACCACCGCGCTGAACCTGCTCTCCTGCACCATATTCTCAGCCGACATCGCCGACCTCGACGACAGAGAAGGAACGGGGCAGTTCAGGGCCGTGATCGCGAGCTTCACGGAGGTCGTCGGCCTGCCCAACCTGTCGGACTTCTTCCCTGCTGTCGCGCCGCTCGACCCACAGCGGCTGAGGAAGCGCCTCGCCGCGGTGTTCATGCGGCTGCATGCCATATTCGATGAGCAGATCGAGAGGCGCATGCGGCAGCGCACCGCCGGCGAGCCGCCCAAGGATGATTTCCTGGACGTGTTGCTGGACTACCGCGGCCTGGAGGATGGCCGGGGACTCGATCGGGAGATGCTGCGCGCACTACTTGCG GATTTGTTTATAGCTGGAAGTGATACAAGTGCAACAACCTTTGAGTGGGCAATGGCTGAGCTGCTACAAAACCCATCAGCCATGGCAAAAACTCGTGAAGAACTTGCACAAGTGATTGGCTCCAAATCAGAAATCGAGGAATCAGACATTTGCCGACTCGAGTACCTCCAGGCTGTGGTGAAAGAAGTGTTCCGCCTTCACCCTCCCGCTCCATTCTTGATACCCCGCCAAGCCGAAGCGACCACACAGGTAAAGGGTTACACTGTGCCAAAGGACGCGCGCGTGATGGTGAACGTCTGGGCGATTGGCCGAGACAACGAGTTGTGGTCTGAACCAGAGAGGTTCTTGCCGGAGAGGTTCTTGGGGAAAGACATGGATTACCGAGGCCGAGAttttgagctccttccatttggtTCCGGCCGACGAATCTGCCCAGGGATGCCGTTGGCTGTGCGCATGGTGCATCTGATGCTTGCGACACTGTTGTATCGGTTTGAGTGGAGACTTACAAGAGAAGCGGAGGAGAATGGAGTGGACATGCGGGAGAAGTTTGGGATAGTGCTAGCATTAGCCACCCCTCTCCAGGCCATAG GATTTGTTTATAGCTGGAAGCGATACAAGTGCAACAACCTTCGAGTGGGCAATGGCTGA
- the LOC123079811 gene encoding geraniol 8-hydroxylase-like isoform X3 yields MELFLYATYALLLVFSLYVLRHFAGARRNLPPGPPSWPLIGNLLDLGAQPHRSLARLAERHGPLMTLRLGALTTVIASTADTARDVLQRHDAAFSARSVSDAARACAYDSLSMGWLPPSSPHWRALRKLCSGELFAPHRLDAHQSIRREKVQQLVSHVARLSREGAAVDVSRVVFTTALNLLSCTIFSADIADLDDREGTGQFRAVIASFTEVVGLPNLSDFFPAVAPLDPQRLRKRLAAVFMRLHAIFDEQIERRMRQRTAGEPPKDDFLDVLLDYRGLEDGRGLDREMLRALLADLFIAGSDTSATTFEWAMAELLQNPSAMAKTREELAQVIGSKSEIEESDICRLEYLQAVVKEVFRLHPPAPFLIPRQAEATTQVKGYTVPKDARVMVNVWAIGRDNELWSEPERFLPERFLGKDMDYRGRDFELLPFGSGRRICPGMPLAVRMVHLMLATLLYRFEWRLTREAEENGVDMREKFGIVLALATPLQAIGEPV; encoded by the exons CATCGGAAACCTCCTCGACCTCGGCGCCCAGCCGCACCGCTCCCTCGCGCGCCTCGCGGAGCGCCACGGCCCGCTCATGACGCTCCGCCTCGGCGCCCTCACCACCGTGATCGCCTCCACCGCGGACACCGCCCGCGACGTCCTCCAGCGCCACGACGCCGCCTTCTCCGCGCGCTCCGTGTCCGACGCCGCCCGCGCGTGCGCCTACGACAGCCTCTCCATGGGCTGGCTCCCGCCCAGCAGCCCCCACTGGCGCGCCCTCCGCAAGCTCTGCTCGGGGGAGCTCTTCGCGCCGCACCGCCTCGACGCGCACCAGTCCATCCGCCGCGAGAAGGTGCAGCAGCTCGTGTCCCACGTCGCCCGGCTGTCGCGGGAGGGCGCGGCCGTGGACGTCAGCCGCGTCGTTTTCACCACCGCGCTGAACCTGCTCTCCTGCACCATATTCTCAGCCGACATCGCCGACCTCGACGACAGAGAAGGAACGGGGCAGTTCAGGGCCGTGATCGCGAGCTTCACGGAGGTCGTCGGCCTGCCCAACCTGTCGGACTTCTTCCCTGCTGTCGCGCCGCTCGACCCACAGCGGCTGAGGAAGCGCCTCGCCGCGGTGTTCATGCGGCTGCATGCCATATTCGATGAGCAGATCGAGAGGCGCATGCGGCAGCGCACCGCCGGCGAGCCGCCCAAGGATGATTTCCTGGACGTGTTGCTGGACTACCGCGGCCTGGAGGATGGCCGGGGACTCGATCGGGAGATGCTGCGCGCACTACTTGCG GATTTGTTTATAGCTGGAAGTGATACAAGTGCAACAACCTTTGAGTGGGCAATGGCTGAGCTGCTACAAAACCCATCAGCCATGGCAAAAACTCGTGAAGAACTTGCACAAGTGATTGGCTCCAAATCAGAAATCGAGGAATCAGACATTTGCCGACTCGAGTACCTCCAGGCTGTGGTGAAAGAAGTGTTCCGCCTTCACCCTCCCGCTCCATTCTTGATACCCCGCCAAGCCGAAGCGACCACACAGGTAAAGGGTTACACTGTGCCAAAGGACGCGCGCGTGATGGTGAACGTCTGGGCGATTGGCCGAGACAACGAGTTGTGGTCTGAACCAGAGAGGTTCTTGCCGGAGAGGTTCTTGGGGAAAGACATGGATTACCGAGGCCGAGAttttgagctccttccatttggtTCCGGCCGACGAATCTGCCCAGGGATGCCGTTGGCTGTGCGCATGGTGCATCTGATGCTTGCGACACTGTTGTATCGGTTTGAGTGGAGACTTACAAGAGAAGCGGAGGAGAATGGAGTGGACATGCGGGAGAAGTTTGGGATAGTGCTAGCATTAGCCACCCCTCTCCAGGCCATAGGTGAACCGGTTTAA